In the Aristaeella hokkaidonensis genome, ACTAAACGTTCTTCGCCCTTGTTATATTCAAATGTGATTCAAAGATTTACCATGTGCATATTTCTTTAACAGGAACCGGGTTGGAATAGATTTTCTTAACTTCACCGCATTTGGTACACAGAGAAATCGTTTCTGTTACTGTTGCTGTTATGACTTTATGAAAGTGAGGTTTAGTTATACCGTTATAACAATCACCGTTACATACTCTATAGTATTCGTATTTCATGGTTTTCCTGAGAGTAGATACCGTGAACCAGTTATGCTGGCATGTGGCGAGAGCAGTACCAATCATTGATATCAGAAGGATAACCGCAAGGATCAATCCAATTGTTCTTTTCATTAAGAAATACCTCCTAAGCAGTGATTAAATCATGCCAGAGGGCACTGTTCGGTAGTTTTGCGAATAATAACCCTCCTTGTTTGCCCACACCCCTTACTGCAATTTTGGATCTGTGTGGTTTCATACACATGTTGTATGTGTGTATGAGGGGCTGCAGAATGAACGCATCCAGCTGGTCTGGTAGTTGTAAACTTTTTGATGAGCTTTGTGTAAGTGTGTACATTATACCAAGTGTGATTACAAGCGGCAAAAGCTGTGACAGCAATAAAGACAAGCAGGATGGCAACAAGAAATAAAGCTGTGACTTTTTTCATGATAATATCCCTCCTGAATGAATTGATTGGTTATACTAACAGCTGTGGCTGCAAGCAGCCACAGCTGTGATGGAAACATAATCTATCGGATTAGTGCTTAGGGCACTTCTCTTCAGTGACGGTATAGGTATCCACATAAGTTTTGCCGCAACCCTTGCTGCACACAAAACGCTGCGTAACCTCATATTTATATCTTGTATGAGTATGAGGATTGGACAGGTGGATACATCCATGCTGATACGCGACAGTGGTCTTGCTGATAAGCCTTTTGCTAACGCTTACTGTGTACCAGCTGTGGTTGCAGGCCGCGAAAGCGACTGCTGCGATGGACAGGATCATGATGGCAACGAGAACCAGAGCGATGGACTTCTTCATTGTTTCTTCCTCCTTTTTTTATATATTTTGATTGAATAAGTCCCGAAGTGAATGGGAATAGGGGCAGTACTTATTGACTGAGTCTTCATACCATTCAGTCATTGTTGCCTGACCACAGGCACATTTATATGTTTTTGTAACAAGGGCTGTGTAATGGGTATGAGCATAAGTACAATTATGACAACCTGCAACACGAGTCGCACCTTTCCAGGCGTTACTGACCTGGGTGCTGGTCAGGATTGTGAAACTATGCTCATGTGCGGCTGCCAGACAGGTGGCAGCGATTGTCAAAAGCAGGACGACAACCATAACTATAGAAATCGTTTTTTTCATAGTAGTTGTCCTCTTAATCCTTTTCTTTCATGCAGTCCGGAACCTTCGGCTGATAGAAGCAGATTGCACAGGCGCGGGCAGCGGAAATACGGCCAAGCACCAGCGCAAACACGGAGGCTGCACCGGCCAGGTACACCAGGATAGCAGTCAGTTTCTTCTTCATTTGTGATCTCCTCCTTTTTTTATTGCACGGAACCTGCATTCCGCGACATACGGATTAAGAGTTGGACGTTTCTGCCTTGGGGAGCTTGATTAGGCCCACAATCAGGGAAGCAGAAACGGCCGCGATGGCGCTGCTGACGGAGAACGCCCACTGGGGACTGATATCCTGCAGCAGCAGGAACAGGACAACCATACAAAAGAACAGAATAAGCAGGCGGCTGTCTTCCTTCAGCTGGCTTTTCTGCCTCCTGCTAAGGGGCTTATTTTCCGTGCCTACGGGTGCCAGCAGGAAAACCGTAATCCCGGAGAATATGGCAAACACAGCAGCCACAGCAGACAGCACGCTGGCAGAGATTAATGCAGCTATGAGCCTGTATAAAAGAAAAGTGCCGACTGTGCCCGCAAAACAGGCCAGGTGGCTGTCCGCGTGATAGCCGCCGACTGTGTTTTTCAGCAAGGCAAAAACCAGCATAAAACAAACCGCTTGTGCCAGAAACCCGGTCACCAGACCGATCAGCACAACAGAAAAGATATTCAGTACAGAAGAAAGCAGGATCTCATAGCAATAGTCATACTTCTCACGATCCTGCTCACTAATAACCCCGTTGGAGATACAAAAGGATGATATCCTTTTTGCCTGAGACGCCAGCATTTTTTCATCACCTGCAAAAAGAGATATCATCTTAGAGTTTTTAATTCAATTGTTTATGCAAAAGTGGTCGCTTAATCTGCAATTATGGTTCAGTTATGCGTCCTGAAGAATGAGGTATGCAGTGAATTCATGATCAGTGGAACGGAAGGTGCAATTTCCCTGATATTTGGCAGCAA is a window encoding:
- a CDS encoding accessory gene regulator B family protein; the encoded protein is MLASQAKRISSFCISNGVISEQDREKYDYCYEILLSSVLNIFSVVLIGLVTGFLAQAVCFMLVFALLKNTVGGYHADSHLACFAGTVGTFLLYRLIAALISASVLSAVAAVFAIFSGITVFLLAPVGTENKPLSRRQKSQLKEDSRLLILFFCMVVLFLLLQDISPQWAFSVSSAIAAVSASLIVGLIKLPKAETSNS
- a CDS encoding cyclic lactone autoinducer peptide, which encodes MKKKLTAILVYLAGAASVFALVLGRISAARACAICFYQPKVPDCMKEKD